In Zingiber officinale cultivar Zhangliang chromosome 9B, Zo_v1.1, whole genome shotgun sequence, the genomic window taattcagagcggtaccgactctaataccacttgtaggatcagaAAGacactagaggagggggggggtgaataatatTCTTTGGAAAAAAATTATGAGTGAACTAAAAATAAGTACGCATcggaagaataaaaaataatgctaacaacccaagttttacttggttcagagccttcgatgactcctactccaaggcccacattcGTCAAGTGCTTtggttgggcaatcactatcagttcgcaAAAAGTGTTATGTACAAGAATCGGAAATAAAAGTTACCGACAAAtagaaaggaaacaaaatataGTCTCTTGTTATGCGAACTTCGGAGCAACCTTTCGGTATTGTTGGAGCATTTTCGGAGCAGCACACAAGAGAGAAACTTATAGTAGTTGTTGTTGTGAACCTCCTAGTCGAAGGTCTTTAAATATGCCCATTCTAGACATCTGGaacccctccaggcgcctggaccacgtggctcagCCAGTTGATGCGCTCCACATAAGCTTGTGGATGAGTTTTGCAGTTCGGACACCTGGACTGATTCCGAACGCTTGGATCGCCAAGGCGCCCTAGGCACCTGCCTAGGTTAGACTGGTCCCCGCACCCGGACCCCTTCTGGGTGTCCAGACCCCCTTTTTCAGCTAATCCTTTTTTGCAAAAAAGGATTAGTCTTAAGCGACAAAAATAGGTTCATCATGCAAACACAGAGTTAGTACAACGCAGTAgataagagtagtaattagatcctgtctccttgagaccaggatctagttaagatctgaacttaggttttccaaatggacttaagttggatcgacgcctacagttccctcaaagGGGAaagcgtcctcactggatctctcctttggttgcttaccttcacttaccaactgcagtcacttgacttgcctttgacccaccaggttttcCTGCCAATTGTCAGGTCCACAAACCCAACTATACTTCGGCTGGTTGTCAGGTCCTgcagacccaactagatttcCTACCAGATATCGGGGCCCGCGGACCTATTTGAACTTCCCACTAGCTATCAGGTCCCacgaacctagctggattttagcctggtgttaggttcttcagaccagtcaactcctccacacttggtagaaaggttagacaaacatcaCATCTAATTTTAgcctatttatcatacatcaaaatcagattattagtGTAACCTACACAAATACTAGCACAATGACCTTTTGAATGGGTAAGATCAAACATCCAGAGAGATATTTTACGTGCATTAAAAATTAATCCCACGATcgcttaaaataaaaaaatcattcatTTGCTACCATGAATGATCATGGTAGTAAAAAGGCAAAATCCATCATCCAGCAGCTCTACATGATTAGTCTCACGACCATCTATAAAGAGATAAATCAGAAATCTACAGTTGACAATTGTAAGGGAGGACATTTTTCTCAGCTTGCTAAGATTCAACCCCTTGTCCATTATAACAATATCTATCTTGTAATTATGTGTCGAAGGCTGAATGATTATCATTCATTTGTATAAAAAGGTGAAATATGTCATCTTAGGGCCCCTCACGACTGCCCTACATGATTAAGAGGGAGTAAATCAGGAAATCGAAACTAGCCATCTTTGTCAGGATTCAATTATTCCTCAATTCTACAAACCTACTGAATAATTATTATTCATGGTAGTAAAAAGGTGAAGTCTGCCACTCCAGTGATCCAACACGATCGACCCTACGACCATCTATGAGGAGGTAAATTGGGAAGCTGTAATTGTCTTTTTTTTtctcggctttgtcgagattcaaaTTCTTGTCCTATGGTAACAACTTTGTCCTATACTAACCAACTCAACCCTTATCCTATGGTAGTAATTCTGTCCCATACTAACTAACTCAACCCTGTCCAAGGTTGAATAATTATCATTTATATATGGAAAAAGACAATTCGCTCGCCCCTAGCGCCCCGCGTCAACCCATCCTTAGactaacacggaggagataaattacgGATGACTATTGACCATTAGTGTAGTGGCTAAGGCATGGGGGAAGGCATGCTCGGATGTATTGAATTTCAACCCCATGATCTAATATGATAACACCCCATTCCTTAACCATTGTATCGTCCCGAAGGAACTGAATAATTGTCATTCATGTGGTAGAAAAGACGATTCGCTTACCACCAGCTCTCCCGCCAACCcttccctaggccaacacggaggaggtaaatcatgggtgactactagccattagtacaatGGTTAAGGCATGACAGAAGACATGCTTGGAAGCGTCAGTTTTGACTCCATGATCTAATATGGTAACGCTCATGCCTTAACTATCGCACCACCCCGATGAGACTAAATAATTATCATTCATGTGACAAAAAAAGCGATTCGTCCTTCAGTGCCCCTGTCAACCCATCCCGAtgtcaacacagaggaggtaaatcactggTAGCTGTTAGCCATTAGCGCAAGTTGCCAAGGTATGGGGGAAGACATGCTCGGATGTGCCGAGTTTCGATCCCAATATCTCCTGTGGCAACCCCTCATGCTTCAACCACCGCACCGCCCCGAGAAGACGAATAATTATCATTCATGTGGCATAAGGTGATTTGCTCACCCCAGCGCCTCGGTCAAACCGTCCTTAGGTCAACACGGATCGAAGAGGTAATCATTGTGGCAACTAACCATTAGTGTAGGTGGTTAAGACAAGGAGAAAGACATGCTTGGACGCGCTGAGTATCGACCCCATGACCTCATGTAGTAATACTCCATATTTAAACCACCACACTATCTCGAGGTCCGAGaggataaaataataataataataaatggaaGTCGAATAATTATCATTCATGTGTAAAAAAAGATGATTTGCTCGTCCTAATATTTTCATCCACTCATCTTTagattaatataaatataaaagagataaattatagatgattattaattattattataaataattaaaatataaaaaaaatatgatcgggctttatcaaatttctatttcaaaATCTAATACGATAATATTAAATATCTGATGTCTCAAGTACTGCATGCCCCGATTAATGAATAATTATTATTCATGTACTTACCAACGGGGTAGGTAGGCAAATTGATTGATATGTATACGTGGTTCAATGAGCTGCCGAAGAaataagaattttaaattttggacaACATATAACTACCGCATGCTTGTTAATAAAGGATAGCTTGGATCACCAActctaataataatattttatatttcaattaTCGCACCGTCCAGAAGACGGTCATTAATTCATCTCTAGATGAATAGGACAGAGTCTGCACAATTGAATACCATTAAATGACATTAAATTACACGTGCGGCTCTACGTTGTGAGAAAAAGCGAAAAGCTTATTCCTAATACTTTCGTCATATTTTATTCAAGATCATCACAAGGAGGTAAATAGTAACATTCGAGTGAACGTGACAAACAGAATGTAATACAGGATAGAAAATTTATTCTCAGCTGCCCACACGTGCGGCTTACGTGTGAACGGAGGCAAAGGtcagagaaagagagagaggcgAAAGTCGATTCAAACACGTATGTGCCTCCGTGATATAAGGACTGAGTCGATCACCCTCCCTTCACTCGATCCTCAATCTTCAATCTTCATGGAGTTCTCAGCAGGTTTTGTCTCTGTCTCTGTTGTAGCGGCAGTTGGGTTTCTGCTGCTCGCTGCCGTTGCCTTGCTCGCCAGCAAGAAGAGGCGACAAGATCCTCCGGTGGTGGGCACCATCTTCCACCAATTTCTCAACTTCCAAAGGCTGCACGACTACCACACGGAGCTGGCTCGCCGTCACAAGAACTACCGTTTGCTCTCGCCCTTCGGCCGGCAGCTCTACACCTCCGACCCTGCCGTCGTCGAGTACATACTTAGAACCAACTTCAGCAATTACGGCAAGGTACGTACGCTTTCATCTACCAACCAAACTGTTGAGAATTAAAGCGCCTTTTTGGGTAGAGTTTGATATAAATATTCTCTACTTATTCAAAATCTAACAAAATATATTATTGTTGTCTCAAGATGCATGAAATCTTCCATGTTAAGTCATTTATCCCttccaaaataaataaacaaataaattcttTTTGTGACTTACTGGTGATCAATATTCTGCTTAATTCAGGGATCATATAATTATGAAAACACACATGAGCTGTTTGGAGATGGCATCTTTGCAGTAGATGGTGATAAGTGGCGCCACCAACGAAAGCTTGCAAGCTTCAATTTCTCCACCAAAGCCTTGAGAGATTTTAGTGGtgctattttcaaaaatagtgcaTCCAAGCTCGCAAATACTATCTCTTCCCTCACCAACTCTAACCAAATGTTCGATATACAAGTAAGTAATTTGTTTTAAATATAGCTACATGTACATGTATGTACGTACGTAAGCAATGAAAACTAAGTTACGAAAGCTTCAATATATAGGATCTCTTGATGAAATCCACCATGGATTCCACATTCAAAATCGCGTTCGGGTTCGAGTTGAATTGCTTGGATGGTTCGAGTCGCAGCGGAAGTGAGTTCGCCAAGGCATTTGATGCGTCAAACGAGTGGATCCTGCTAAGGTTTGTAAATGCCTTTTGGAAGATCATGAGGTTTCTGAATGTTGGATCTGAAGCAGCTCTCAAGAAACATATAAAAGTTGTCGATGAATTTGTATACAACGTGATGGACATTAGGCTCAAACAAATCACAGACCAAGGAAATATTGAGACAGTAAGTGGACATCTGAACACTACGACTAAATATTCAGAGCTAATACTAATTACCATCTTTTGTCATCGTACACAGGAAAAGAAAGATgatattctttcaaaattcttAGAGGAGAGCAAGAACAATCCAGATAAGATCGATATGCAATATCTGAGGGATATAATTCTGAACTTTGTCATTGCTGGAAAAGATACTACAGCAGGCACACTCGCATggttcttcttcttgatctgcaAGTACCCCTCCGTGCAGGAGAAGATATATCAGGAAGTAAAGCGAGTAATCGAACCAAATGAATGCGTAGACTTTGCAGAGTTTTCGCGAAACATAAAAGATGAGTCCCTCAACAATCTTCACTATCTCCATGCTACCCTCACCGAGACACTGAGGTTCTTCCCTGCAGTTCCTTTAGTAAGTTTTTAAGTGCTACAATCAATTCTGAACAAATAACTAGACGAAATGGCACGACCTCAGTGAATTGTATTGTTTGTTCAGGACAACAAGGTTTGCTTTTCAGATGACGTTCTGCCAGGAGGCTACAATGTGAGCAAAGGCGACATAGTGTTCTACCAGCCATACGCAATGGGTAGAATGGAATATTTGTGGGGTGAGGATGCAGGGATTTTTCGACCGGAAAGATGGCTGGATGATGAAGGGGTCTTCCAGTCTGAAAGTCCCTACAAGTTTGTAGCTTTTCAAGTAAGCAAATTGATCCATAAGTGGTTCAAGAAACTGGTATATTTTAATCTTCTACGagataattagtatttttttctgtttttttttgggGTATTTTAGGCTGGTCCAAGAATCTGCTTGGGTAAAGAATTTGCCTACAGACTAATGAAGATATACGCAGCAGTTCTTGTATACTTCTTCCAGTTCAAGCTTCGTGATGAGCAGAAGGATGTCCATTATAAGACCATGACAACGCTTCAAATTGACCAAGGGCTCTTCCTTGAAGTGCTCTCTAGATAAAGAACTGTTGGAAAAAGAATTattgaagaagaaataaaagaaattatgggAGAAAATAATgtagaagaggagaagaatcttTATATGGAAGAGAATTTATgtggaagagaaggagaataaaataaaaactctaaCTTATTTTATTCATTGgaaaaaaatacatatttatagGTTTATTGAATAAGCACTAATCTTCGATACATTGAATctagattttatttttctttattctatCTTCACGAACTTTTATTCTTATCACCTCatcaaattctatctccacgaacTCTTATTCTTATCAAGATTGTCACCTCATCAAATTCTATCTCCATCCACTAACTCTATAttaatttattgttatttttatccaaaatcaaatttaatttcaacattccctcttaaacttgattttgcAACTCCAAGTAAATTTCCCATCCTGatgaagtcttcaaatttgagaagtttggtaaaaatatcaacaaCTTAATCTTGAGATTTTATATATTCCACTTGCACCCTTTTTCTTATAATGCATTCTCCGATATAGTGATAGTGCGTATCAATGTGCTTTCTTCTATCATGGAAAATTTTATTATCAATTCGAATCTTGGTTGTCTTATGCCCTTCAGGAAGTGGAGTACTTTTCTTTTCGATCACCTTGACTTTTTCATCCATCACATCTTTCCACTTTTTGCTCTTTATAGCTTCTTGAAAATCTATAGGATCGCAATTGACAAAGAGGCAACATAgagtaagattttttttattttcggtTACCTCATAAATGTCCCGTAAGCTTCTAAAGCATGGTATTCTTTCATTTGAAGTTGATATAGATGAATTCTCTTGAGTACTTAATGTTGGTGTTACTAGTAGAGTAGCAGGCTCTTCTCTTGTTTGCTCCACCCTTGGTTGCTCCACATTTTCTTCTTCAAAATATGGGAAGaagttgtaatcttcattttGAGATTCCCAATtatattcttcttcttcattaaattTGACATCCTGACTGATGATTATCTTTCCAGTATCTGAATTGTACAGCTTATACCCTTTTGAGTTAGTATCATAGCCAATAAAGACAAACTTCTTATTTTTATCATCCAGTTTACTTCTTGCTTCATCAGACACATGAACATGAGCTATACTCCAAAAACTCTTAGATGATAAATCCCAGGTTTCCTTCTGCTCCATGCTTCTTGTGGTGTCTTGCCCCCCACACTTTTGTTGGTGATCGGTTGGATAAGTATACTGCACATGCAACCGCTTCTGCCCAAAGTTCTTTTGGTAGCCCGTTGCTTTTAAGAATACTCCTTGTCATGTCAAGGATGGTTCGATTATTTCTTTCcaccactccattttgttgaggggatctTGGAACCGTTAAGGGTTGTTATATTCCGttggcttcacaaaattcttgaaactccttTGAGGTAAATTCTTCTCCTCGATCAGAACGCATAACTTTGATCTTGAGGCCACTCTCCTTTTCTACGGtctctttaaattttttgaatataCCGAAGACCTCCGATTTTTGCTTCAAGAAGTATACCCAACTTTTTCGAAAAAAGTCATctataaaaagaataaaataattactcttaccaagtgaacttgGCTTTATCAGACTGCAAACATCCGTATGTATAAGTTTAAGAGGCTTCTGGGCTCTTGAACTTGACTCCTTTGGAAAACCTCTTCTAAATTGCTTCTCACGTAGACATGCTTCACATAATTGATCATGATATTTGATGCAAGGTAGTCCTCTCATCATCTCTTTCTTTGAAAGCAATTCTAGTCCTCCAAAATTGAGATGTCCAAATCGAAGATGTCATAGCCAAGTGATGTCTTTATAACAAGCTTTGAGACAATTGACAACATCATTTTAAATATTAAGTGAGAACATTCTATTTCTTGACATAGGTACTTTAGCAATTAAGCAACCAATATCATCTTTCAAGATAAGCATAttatcttttagatgaatatcatatcCTTTTTCCAAGAGTTGTCCTAAGCTCAAAATGTTATTCTTCATATTTGAcacaaagaaaacatttgagaTAAATTCATGCTTTCCATTCTACAAACAGATGAGaatgttacctttgcctttcACCTCTGAAGGATACATTACCACCAACTGATTCATCAAGCTCTACGAACATGTTCCTTTTCCCACACATATGGTTGCTTGCACCAGTGTCGAGATACCAGATTGTATCTATGcctctttcattatctttatatgctagcagtagggtgtcatcttcttctttcctttcttccataTAGTTTGCTCTTTCATATACTTTGTTCTTCGATGATCTACATTTTTTAGTATAATGCCTAAATttgtcacaattgtagcacttaacttgagatttatcATACCTCAAGTTTGTGTACCCTCTTCCACATCCTCTTGTTGAATGTTCTCCTCTTTCATTATTGTAGTTAGAAACTCATCCTTGCTCATTAGGACGACCTCATCCAGATTCACGACCTCTTCCACGTTGACTTCTATTGTTATTGAAGCTTTCATCTTTCTTTATCGGTTGAAGAGTCGTCTTTAGGAGTTGTTGagtaatttcttcatttatcttcttcttttcttcatgggcTTGTAATGAACCCAGGAGTTACTCTATCATCATGGCTTGTAGATCCTTGGTCTCTTCGATGATGGTTGTAATGttatcaaattttgaatccagtgatcgaagaattttctcaatGGTAATTACTTCTTCTAGTTTCTCACCATTTCTCTTTAGTTGATTAGAAATGGTAGAGACTCTAGAAAAGTAATCGGATACCAATTCGCCTTCCTTCatacgaagagcatcaaattgactttttaatgtttgaagtcgtaccttttttaccttttcttctccttgatatgagaCTTGAAGCTTTTCCCATACTTGTTTGACCGAAGTAGCACTTGAGATTTTCTCAAAACCAtcctcatctaaagcttgataaatgagAAAGAGAGtcttcttgtctctctttcttaaatctctTAAACTGTTTTTTTCAGTAGGAGATAGCGTAGAGTTATCATGCGGCTCAACGTAGCCTTTTtctataatctcccaaacatcatgAGCTCCAAGAAATGCCTTCATCTTGATACTCCAATTATCATAATTACTCGCCTTGAGTATTGGAACTTGGAAGGGAATCATACCTCCATTAGATATGATTTTGGTATCACTTTGttggaaaaagaattattggagaagaaataaaagaaattatgggAGAAAATTATGTGAAAGAGGAGGAGAATCTCTACatggaagagaaggagaataaaataaaaactttaacttattttattcattggaaaaaaaaatacatatttatagGTTTATTGAATAAGCACTAATCTTAGATACATTGAATctagattttatttttctttattctatCTTCACGAACTTTTATTCTTATCACCTCatcaaattctatctccacgaacTCTTATTCTTATTAAGATTGTCACCTCATCAAAATCTATCTCCATCCACCAACtctatattaatttattattattattttttatccaaaatcaaatttaatttcaacAAGAACATCTACTGAATTTCAACAAGAACAAGGATTTGTAGAGAGGTCTATTGGAATCTAGAAAGGAGAAGGGAAGAGAGAGTTAAAATAATGGTTAAGGAGTGTCCTAGCTCGGCCACTCTAATGTTTAAGTCAGTCTATAGTAAAGGAGAACGGAGAAGAAAAGTAGTAGAAGTTGCTTAGGTTTCAAGAGTTACCCCTTGCCCCCGTGAGGGCTAACAATCTTTTATAGAACTGTAGTTATGCTCTCGCGTTCTTCACATGTTATTATATCCGTGCTTACATTACTCATGTTTTCTAAAATAAATGACTGCATTGGCCACTTTTATCGAGTTAAATGACTACGTTTCCCACGTTCTTTGGGAAAAATGACTGTGTTGTCCATATCTTCCGTGAGCAATAGTTCAACGTCTTGCCCGTCAGAAGTCATGTATATCGGTCATCGGTCTGGATATGGGAATCTTGGATTCTAGGGTTGCGTGAAGTCAGGGACTGTGTGGAGTCGAAGATTATACAGAGTTGGAGGATACAAGGAGTCGGGGATAGTATAGAGTCGGGACTGTATGAAGTCGAAGACTATATGGAGTTGGGGACGACTTATAGAGTCAAAGATTATGAAGTCAGGAATTACGTAGAGTGATTATCTTCAATATCAATGAATAAATAGGAAACATCAGGAAGTTATATCATAAACAAATAACCTTATAGATTtatatcaaaactaaatttctcTAATTATCTCTCCCTGTTCttatagatttttttatattCTAAATAGTTTATATTTTAAGAAGGAATATTATAATCAAGAAATTATAATTCAGCGCGCGCCTTAAACTTAAAATATTTGAttttcatttttatctttcttattatatttgataggataagtacaaaaattaaataaatgatAGATCCCATAAAAAATGATTTTGTCGTAAATTTCaagataagaaaatatttttatcattttcttaaaggaaataaaaaaattaaaaatatttaattcattcAAATATTTGAAGCTTTCTTAGGATTTATGCAATAAAACTCTTTGAAAATACTTGATGCCATGTAAACATATATAAAGTCTATTATTTATAGACACATTAATCAATAAGATTTATCGTTCGTCTCCGATTCTTTATCACCCTATTCCTCTTCCAATTCCTACCTGAAAGACACAAAGGAAGAGATACCGAAGAAAACGATTGCACTTTAAAAATTTGACCTTCAGATTATCGAGGCGATTGACAACAAATTAGGCCTTGAATAATGAGAAGGTAGCTGATACGAGATGTTAAAGGCACCTAGGTATAATATGACAGTAGTCAAAGTCAAAGTGACGTGGTATTTAAGGTCAAGAGGAGGTGACAGTAAGCGTGTCACTCTCCATGAGGTTTTGGTATTCGCCCATCACTAAGGCCTTCATAATGAGGATGACCGGCCTATAAACGGTCTGACTTAGGAAACCTAGCACTCTATTCTATTGTATTGAGACATCTATCATATATCCGAGCATTCTATATCCGACCGAGCTTTAGGAACATCTAACTTATCACAAATCTGACCGGTCATAAATCTAGCCGGAATAAGGGGCCCAAATTCCCACTCAATAAAAGTCTTATAGTATATGATCGGTCGACCTTATGGGTTCTCTCACATACTAGTCCACCTTTATATAACTGATCAGTAATAACTTTGATCAGATTTATACAGTTCAGCATGTCAGTCTCTTATACATATAGAAAAGTAATTCCCCTTATAAATTCGACCAAATTTTTAGATCTCTGGTTTCCGCTTCAAAGGCGAGTCTTCTCTTATATGAATGATCGACTTAAAGTCTGACTGAATCTCCAAGGACTCAGTTCCCTATTCCTTAAAGGTAAGTATCCTAGTATATGGTCGGTCGGCT contains:
- the LOC122023499 gene encoding cytochrome P450 704C1-like; the encoded protein is MCLRDIRTESITLPSLDPQSSIFMEFSAGFVSVSVVAAVGFLLLAAVALLASKKRRQDPPVVGTIFHQFLNFQRLHDYHTELARRHKNYRLLSPFGRQLYTSDPAVVEYILRTNFSNYGKGSYNYENTHELFGDGIFAVDGDKWRHQRKLASFNFSTKALRDFSGAIFKNSASKLANTISSLTNSNQMFDIQDLLMKSTMDSTFKIAFGFELNCLDGSSRSGSEFAKAFDASNEWILLRFVNAFWKIMRFLNVGSEAALKKHIKVVDEFVYNVMDIRLKQITDQGNIETEKKDDILSKFLEESKNNPDKIDMQYLRDIILNFVIAGKDTTAGTLAWFFFLICKYPSVQEKIYQEVKRVIEPNECVDFAEFSRNIKDESLNNLHYLHATLTETLRFFPAVPLDNKVCFSDDVLPGGYNVSKGDIVFYQPYAMGRMEYLWGEDAGIFRPERWLDDEGVFQSESPYKFVAFQAGPRICLGKEFAYRLMKIYAAVLVYFFQFKLRDEQKDVHYKTMTTLQIDQGLFLEVLSR